From the genome of Virgibacillus proomii, one region includes:
- a CDS encoding DUF362 domain-containing protein: MAFVITSACKDEKSGECVEVCPVDCIEEGKDMFYIDPDICIDCGACEAVCPVEAIYMEDEVPEEETEYIELNRKFFEEQ, from the coding sequence TTGGCTTTTGTTATTACGTCAGCTTGTAAAGATGAAAAATCAGGAGAATGTGTAGAAGTTTGCCCTGTTGATTGCATAGAAGAAGGAAAAGATATGTTTTATATTGATCCTGATATATGTATTGACTGTGGCGCATGTGAAGCAGTATGCCCAGTAGAAGCAATTTATATGGAAGATGAAGTTCCAGAAGAGGAAACTGAATACATTGAGCTAAATCGTAAATTTTTTGAAGAACAATAA
- a CDS encoding DUF6501 family protein gives MIHLNWENRETMKQLKCVHTNAKKYIVNRKLTPGKMYDVKNETDEFYFIIDNSNRIGGFRKEYFEEVN, from the coding sequence ATGATCCATTTAAACTGGGAAAACAGAGAAACAATGAAGCAATTAAAATGTGTTCATACCAATGCTAAAAAATATATTGTGAATAGAAAATTAACACCAGGAAAAATGTATGATGTTAAAAATGAGACCGATGAGTTTTATTTTATTATTGATAACAGTAATCGTATTGGCGGGTTTCGCAAAGAATATTTTGAAGAGGTTAATTAG
- a CDS encoding acylphosphatase, with protein sequence MLKHAILSGRVQGVGFRFMAKQKADELGVKGWIKNNDDGTVELEAEGNKAQLERFMVALENGLNPFIKVTHIEQKTCEEDKGYTKFSIK encoded by the coding sequence ATGCTAAAGCACGCAATACTTAGTGGACGTGTTCAGGGAGTTGGTTTTCGTTTCATGGCAAAGCAAAAAGCAGATGAATTAGGAGTTAAAGGATGGATCAAAAATAATGATGATGGAACAGTAGAGCTAGAAGCAGAAGGAAATAAAGCCCAATTAGAACGATTTATGGTGGCATTAGAAAACGGTCTTAATCCGTTCATCAAGGTTACGCATATCGAACAAAAAACTTGCGAAGAGGATAAAGGCTATACAAAGTTTTCCATCAAATAA